In Amphiura filiformis chromosome 1, Afil_fr2py, whole genome shotgun sequence, the following are encoded in one genomic region:
- the LOC140147847 gene encoding dnaJ homolog subfamily B member 4-like: protein MTMGKDYYKVLGVSRSATEDELKKAYRKLALKFHPDKNKEAGAEEKFKEIAEAYEVLSDKKKRDIFDKFGEAGLKGQAPGAGGHPGGQPNFTWQYHGDPNATFTTFFGNSNPFDGMFFNFGRPGSGGGAGPRQHHVFHGAEPMDIEDDFNYMPGFANGHAGPHQGFPGHQPRQANRRKRQDAPVHHDLKVSLEDIFKGCTKKMKISRRVLNPDGRTTRTEDKVLDINVKPGWKEGTKITFPKEGDQLPNTIPADIVFTLKNKPHPTFHRDGSHLVYKAKITLKQALCGTSLTVPTIDGRKLKVPMTDIIKPNTEKRISGEGLPHPKTPARRGELVIKFDISFPDRLTKTTKEVLSDTLP from the exons ATGACCATGGGAAAGGACTACTACAAGGTACTAGGCGTGAGCCGCAGTGCCACAGAAGATGAACTCAAAAAAGCGTACCGTAAACTAGCACTGAAATTCCATCCTGACAAAAACAAAGAAGCAGGAGCAGAGGAAAAATTTAAGGAAATTGCAGAGGCTTATGAAGTTTTGAGCGATAAGAAAAAGCGagatatttttgataaattcGGTGAAGCTGGATTGAAAGGGCAAGCTCCTGGAGCAGGAGGTCACCCGGGCGGGCAACCAAATTTCACATGGCAGTATCATGGCGATCCAAATGCTACATTTACCACTTTCTTTGGCAACAGTAACCCATTCGATGGCATGTTCTTTAATTTTGGTAGACCTGGTTCTGGTGGTGGTGCAGGTCCGAGACAACATCATGTCTTCCACGGTGCAGAACCAATGGACATTGAGGATGATTTTAACTACATGCCTGGATTTGCTAACGGTCATGCCGGACCGCATCAAGGATTTCCCGGACATCAGCCACGGCAGGCAAATCGCCGGAAACGACAGGATGCGCCTGTTCATCATGACTTGAAAGTATCTTTGGAAGACATTTTCAAAGGATGTACAAAGAAGATGAAAATTTCACGGAGGGTTCTTAATCCAGATGGACGTACGACGAGAACGGAGGACAAAGTACTGGACATTAATGTGAAGCCTGGTTGGAAGGAAGGTACAAAGATCACATTTCCAAAAGAGGGTGATCAATTACCAAATACCATCCCTGCTGATATTGTGTTTACTCTCAAGAATAAGCCACATCCTACCTTCCATAGAGATGGATCACATTTAGTCTACAAAGCAAAAATAACACTGAAACAG GCTCTATGTGGAACTTCTCTCACCGTACCAACAATCGATGGTCGTAAATTAAAAGTACCAATGACAGACATCATCAAACCGAATACAGAGAAGAGGATATCAGGAGAGGGTCTACCGCATCCCAAAACACCAGCCAGACGGGGAGAACttgtcatcaaatttgatatcagTTTTCCCGATAGACTGACTAAAACAACCAAGGAAGTGCTCTCGGATACCTTACcatga